Proteins from one Rhizoctonia solani chromosome 5, complete sequence genomic window:
- a CDS encoding carbohydrate-binding module family 1 protein, with protein sequence MRLSVAISLAAAALARAGNVVWDGSFDPFSTPDDFNKWSWANRAGTYQYYIHGSGQPSDYLALSSSYKNPAITRESKGLKLSISPNATWNSQMERTELIPEGTADLGTGNLFYHFSVKRSNTNAPNSALEHQVMFFESHFTELKYGVGSNPTDLQWLVSGSSKWSTPFTADTWFNFAYDIDFGAKTVGLWASTGGAPLTKVVQNVAANTFTDSHDFHVGVLRIVNQPGIEDWYFSGVYIESGPITTAIGSGTSNPPTTTSAPVTTTTSPPTTPLPGTTLAPTTSASAGTVPQWGQCGGTGYNGPTACISPYTCKAVSPPYYYQCL encoded by the exons ATGAGACTCTCCGTCGCTATCTCccttgctgctgctgcactTGCTCGTGCCGGAAACGTCGTCTGGGACGGCTCATTTGACCCCTTCAGTACTCCCGATGACTTCAATAAATGGAGCTGGGCGAACCGGGCTGGGACCTATCAATAT TACATTCATGGCAG TGGCCAGCCAAGCGATTACCTCGCTCTTTCCTCTAGCTACAAGAACCCTGCCATTACACGTGAGAGCAAAGGCCTGAAACTTTCAATCTCGCCAAACGCGACATGGAACTCTCAAAT GGAGCGTACGGAGTTAATCCCGGAGGGTACAGCCGATCTTGGAACCGGAAATTT GTTCTACCATTTCTCCGTCAAGCGTTCAAACACGAATGCACCAAACTCGGCACTTGAGCATCAGGTCATGTTCTTTGAAAGCCATTTCACCGAG TTGAAGTATGGCGTTGGTAGTAACCCTACCGATTTACAATGGTTGGTATCGGGCTCAAGCAAGTGGAGTACCCCCTTCACTGCCGACACCTG GTTCAACTTTGCGTATGACATCGACTTTGGTGCCAAAACTGTCGGACTGTGGGCTTCAACCGGAGGTGCTCCTCTTACCAAGGTCGTTCAGAATGTTGCCGCCAACACATTTACG GACTCTCACGACTTCCATGTTGGGGTGCTCCGCATCGTGAACCAACCTGGAATCGAAGATTGGTATTTCAGCGGCGTTTACATCGAGTCTGGCCCCATCACTACAGCCATTGGCTCCGGCACTTCCAATCCTCCAACCACCACTAGTGCACCAGTTACTACGACGACTAGCCCACCTACAACTCCTCTACCTGGTACAACTCTTGCTCCCACCACATCTGCTTCTGCTGGAACGGTTCCTCAA TGGGGACAATGTGGCGGAACAGGATACAATGGTCCTACAGCTTGCATTAGCCCATACACCTGCAAGGCAGTCTCTCCTCCATACTACTACCAATGCTTGTAG
- a CDS encoding Serine/threonine-protein kinase: MFYPSNVQDEQQTPTPVARPRGPKTRGSYSSKSRPAMITTHSQMEISKSMAISSPEASTDDGPPVNWWEQPRGRQRPSPIPIPIPDTTPKPTMLDLDTRNSGIGLGLPPHMRSFSPAPPMSAASDGPASPAALFLSAFSSPAPSVRSPSPLPSVISPAMAMFHSPPPVPTHATVASPTSCLIDQGVSVGGYVLGPVIGHGGFSTIRTATSPTTAGVVAVKIVSVKPKLPAPVPTDAPRGRLGNRAATFGRAATTTVRGRTPDASSDNDGRPIAEEAALWSTLSHEHILPLFSAEESDSLGAWFLFTLYCPAGTLLDLLKRDGQIITPSAQNTPSKRRPSFASSFSPVNSISRGRSGSITQPQPQRGGLLPETAATLFRQVVRGLRYLHEVARVVHRDIKLENVLVDENGGARITDFGLAVQLDEEPVRSSIERSRSRVSAERTRRSVSRHRTFSTYAPPGHGHAPPSYGLGRANSVSVTSTTPPTAKNKFPPGSLPYAAPELLKPSRSRSRERSNDSDKPNPAQDIWALGCVLHALFTGKLPFSDAFEPRLQMKIVRGIWDEGVVNLIPNSSTLIETLRGCLSVDLAERWSIAMVDEYAWAIGIADEEAEREAMRAQRGRSVGRGRRGLSAIRDRDGAKDDDTGSVQGGGLASSYSPSNRSVSRSRPSASDNVRPTRLPSLTRQPSLSPFDARVRQSTSPSRSSLSPHDSVSPALTRQPSSPSRHASPARPSMIPRPMVLAKQSPLASGDATPTLTNKQLSAPGCLAAPASTLEILDSASSTPVPVHRDGESSAVSLFPRSRPSRSSILRARSSSVPVGDQRYVVERTGRAPSTDRLSVGRNSSTGRGRSPRESVDVFSGSFSSSERAELRPWSRALVRTILCQNRPPVDIIQSGSPSSSGPRTPEEVPPQRGRLASRLEVVDEGDHHHVWGGVEVQGYPTSKPDA; the protein is encoded by the exons ATGTTTTATCCGAGCAACGTACAAGATGAACAGCAG ACCCCAACCCCCGTTGCGCGCCCTCGGGGACCGAAAACGCGTGGGTCATATTCAAGCAAGTCACGGCCTGCGATGATCACGACACACTCCCAAATGGAGATATCCAAGTCCATGGCGATCTCAAGTCCCGAAGCCAGTACCGACGACGGGCCTCCTGTCAACTGGTGGGAACAACCACGCGGACGCCAGCGACCATCTCCCATCCCCATTCCCATTCCCGACACTACCCCCAAGCCCACTATGCTCGATCTCGACACCAGAAACAGTGGCATTGGACTGGGTTTGCCACCCCATATGCGCTCGTTCTCCCCTGCGCCACCCATGTCTGCCGCCTCGGACGGCCCGGCCTCTCCCGCCGCACTCTTCCTTTCTGCCTTTTCGTCTCCGGCCCCGAGCGTACGTTCCCCTTCGCCCCTGCCTTCGGTCATCTCCCCGGCAATGGCCATGTTCCACTCTCCACCGCCTGTACCCACTCATGCTACAGTTGCCTCTCCCACCAGTTGCCTCATCGACCAGGGAGTGTCCGTGGGAGGTTATGTGCTTGGCCCCGTCATTGGCCACGGTGGATTCTCGACTATCCGAACAGCCACCTCGCCAACTACCGCCGGAGTGGTAGCCGTGAAAATTGTGTCTGTGAAGCCCAAGCTTCCTGCCCCTGTCCCCACAGACGCACCACGAGGCCGGCTCGGTAACCGAGCAGCAACCTTCGGCCGAGCGGCCACCACCACCGTACGTGGCCGGACTCCCGACGCTTCCTCGGACAACGACGGCCGGCCCATCGCGGAAGAAGCGGCGCTCTGGAGCACTCTATCGCATGAGCACATCCTCCCTCTCTTCTCAGCAGAAGAATCCGACTCTCTTGGCGCATGGTTCTTATTCACCCTCTATTGTCCCGCAGGGACCCTACTTGATTTACTCAAACGGGACGGTCAGATTATTACTCCATCGGCGCAAAACACCCCTTCCAAGCGTCGTCCCAGCTTCGCATCTTCCTTTTCACCCGTCAACTCCATTTCGCGAGGCAGATCTGGCTCCATCACCCAGCCTCAGCCTCAACGTGGAGGCCTGCTCCCCGAAACAGCGGCTACCCTTTTCAGGCAGGTCGTTCGAGGCCTTCGATACCTCCATGAAGTCGCGCGTGTGGTCCATCGTGACATTAAACTCGAAAACGTGCTGGTCGATGAGAATGGCGGTGCACGCATCACGGACTTTGGACTTGCCGTTCAGCTTGACGAAGAACCCGTCCGTTCGAGCATTGAACGTTCCCGCTCCCGAGTTAGTGCCGAGCGAACTCGACGCTCCGTCTCCCGACACCGGACATTTTCCACCTATGCTCCACCGGGCCATGGGCACGCCCCACCTTCTTACGGCCTTGGCCGCGCAAATTCAGTCTCGGTCACAAGTACCACCCCTCCGACCGCAAAAAACAAATTCCCACCGGGTAGTTTACCCTACGCCGCTCCCGAACTTCTCAAGCCTTCTCGATCCCGGTCACGCGAACGTTCTAATGACAGCGACAAGCCCAATCCGGCACAAGACATCTGGGCTCTCGGATGCGTCCTCCACGCATTGTTCACAGGCAAGCTGCCATTCTCCGATGCGTTTGAACCTCGGTTGCAGATGAAGATTGTGAGGGGTATTTGGGATGAGGGGGTG GTCAATCTCATCCCTAATTCGTCTACCTTGATCGAAACCCTCCGGGGTTGCCTGAGCGTCGATCTTGCCGAGCGATGGTCGATCGCTATGGTGGATGAGTACGCTTGGGCTATTGGTATCGCAGATGAGGAGGCTGAGAGAGAGGCAATGAGGGCTCAGAGGGGGAGGTCGGTTGGAAGAGGGCGCAGGGGGTTGAGTGCTATTAGAGATCGGGATGGGGCAAAGGATGATGATACGGGGAGTGTACAGGGTGGTGGTTTGGCGAGTAGCTACAGCCCATCCAACAGGAGTGTGAGCAGGTCCAGACCGAGTGCGAGTGATAATGTCCGGCCTACTCGTCTTCCGTCCTTGACGCGACAACCTTCTTTGTCTCCTTTCGATGCTCGTGTCCGTCAATCTACTTCACCAAGTCGTTCTTCACTATCGCCTCACGATTCGGTCAGTCCCGCACTCACCCGCCAGCCATCTTCACCGAGCCGACATGCGTCGCCCGCTCGTCCAAGTATGATTCCTCGCCCGATGGTATTGGCTAAACAGTCTCCGCTGGCAAGCGGAGATGCTACTCCCACCCTCACTAACAAGCAGCTCTCGGCTCCGGGTTGCCTCGCGGCTCCCGCGAGCACGTTGGAAATTCTCGACAGTGCCTCGAGCACGCCTGTCCCCGTTCATCGGGATGGTGAATCCAGCGCCGTGTCGCTCTTTCCTCGCTCTCGTCCATCCCGCAGCTCCATACTGCGCGCTCGTTCA TCTTCGGTCCCCGTTGGCGACCAGAGGTACGTCGTCGAGAGGACCGGGAGGGCACCGTCCACGGACCGACTGTCCGTCGGGCGTAACTCGTCGACTGGAAGGGGCAGATCACCGAGAGAATCGGTCGACGTCTTCTCGGGCTCCTTCTCTTCCTC CGAACGCGCCGAGCTCCGTCCCTGGTCGCGCGCTCTCGTCCGAACGATTCTCTGCCAAAACCGCCCTCCTGTCGATATCATACAAAGCGGCAGCCCATCAAGCTCTGGGCCTCGTACGCCCGAAGAGGTACCCCCACAGCGAGGCAGACTGGCCAGTCGACTGGAAGTCGTGGATGAAGGAGACCATCATCATGTCTGGGGAGGAGTTGAAGTTCAAGGATACCCGACGAGCAAACCCGATGCTTGA
- a CDS encoding Sodium/calcium exchanger protein: MAGPASHDGSDTFETPPSSVAPSVGLRTPLPHSANPASWTDPVQTPRHHLEGSSYFPSTSPTPRPVSPNYRRTSTAPRFTRTKSYNPDGRRENIRSASVASSHIGRRTGRDAAFSETERDDTDTEEDPGPSRGRTAREPPVDADDELSEPEDPLTVKGRQSMINVEHPFGLRIWKPALYKKSRTVNRNAETDLHSAPSAVAERHLIPGNVVWTLVFGWWLAIIFIVVSGPLWLLPRGGRQYGSLVFGLGWYIFWPFGKYVEGDLDEEERAQFEEELAEAEGLNQSHVHQDHRVSTTETIRPNRERSTSNANGHEQTASWVPPSEHTPLLNSTESSTVSPPPLLPAKSYGAVPSDLADPLHSPDAIRRHWLGQYIYWLVFGLVIFPLLGFVTIICYGLVFTIPMAKLNGALLRNMWRHPLKIRFCAAPPGVVVPTPPNASDSEQDEEASTPNANGGPPMSYVIKKTRLQPGQAVLTSGRARPYGGRSTVLMCTYRALGLKYYKYTIGGVNILFINLIPIVFFVIFDAMVLERLADHKRERGEPVHWILNALTQRAFIFTMSLASVIPLSYFIGMAVASISAQSSIGMGAVINATFGSIIEIILYGIALTDGKGRLVEGSIVGSLLAGVLLMPGASMCSGAMRHKEQRFNAKSAGVTSTMLIMAIIGVVCPTLFYQTYGNFQLVCDGCPTTLPGETLPTDAPWACNHCRYEHPDPTSDPFYQSTVKSLMYFCAAVLLFSYLIGLWFSLHTHATSIWQNPQQLMQPSEMPLSTGSLRSGTTARPGILPTHQRTLNRKISEATMTGILLGGASAPAQPGNAGGPDSSPNLSKRAALAPPPGQVAHLPPGAMTPVMESVQHTMNNNQQLQPTQFTADDFTRAVAVATVSALRHQQAGHRRVVESTVHEHAEGGHGGHDAPSWSRGVSASVLLACTALYAIIAEILVDEVDVILEGSGIDEKFLGITLFALVPNTTEFMNAMSFALTGNIALSMEIGSAYALQVCLLQIPAMVAFSAWWDPQKMGTSADTFTLIFPRWDVIAIILSIFLLTYTYIEAKSNYHRGSILILSYLVLIAGFYFAPPPSNPDGREELSMLSRFSEIFPSSALSWKMWAQVWFKSLWSR; this comes from the exons ATGGCTGGTCCAGCGTCACACGACGGGAGCGACACATTTGAGACACCCCCTTCCTCAGTAGCGCCTTCTGTTGGTCTGCGTACTCCGCTGCCTCACTCAGCCAATCCAGCATCATGGACTGATCCTGTCCAGACTCCTCGGCACCATCTCGAG GGCTCCTCGTATTTTCCGTCTACTTCTCCCACCCCGAGGCCCGTGTCCCCGAACTATCGACGGACATCGACTGCACCGAGGTTCACCCGTACTAAGTCTTACAATCCAGATGGTCGTCGGGAAAACATACGGAGTGCAAGTGTCGCAAGCTCGCACATTGGCCGGCGCACAGGCAGAGATGCCGCTTTCTCAG AGACCGAACGAGATGATACCGATACCGAAGAAGATCCTGGTCCGTCAAGAGGTCGTACAGCGCGTGAGCCTCCGGTCGATGCCGACGATGAACTTTCCGAGCCCGAGGACCCATTGACGGTCAAAGGTCGTCAGTCGATGATCAATGTCGAGCACCCTTTTGGTCTGCGTATTTGGAAGCCAGCTCTTTACAAGAAGTCCCGCACCGTCAATCGAAACGCCGAGACCGACTTGCACTCGGCTCCCAGTGCCGTTGCCGAACGTCACCTTATTCCCGGTAACGTTGTCTGGACACTCGTTTTCGGATGGTGGCTCGCCATTATATTTATTGTCGTATCGGGCCCGCTATGGCTCCTTCCCCGTGGTGGGCGTCAATATGGTAGCCTTGTCTTTGGTCTCGGCTGGTATATATTTTGGCCATTTGGCAAGTACGTTGAGGGCGATCTGGATGAAGAAGAGCGCGCCCAATTCGAAGAGGAGCTCGCTGAAGCCGAAGGGTTGAATCAGTCTCACGTTCATCAAGACCACCGTGTATCGACTACCGAAACTATTCGCCCTAATCGTGAAAGATCTACTTCTAATGCTAATGGGCACGAACAAACTGCCTCTTGGGTCCCTCCAAGTGAACATACCCCGCTCCTTAACTCTACCGAGTCCTCGACAGTGTCACCCCCACCACTTCTTCCCGCCAAGTCATACGGTGCTGTCCCGTCAGACTTGGCTGATCCTTTGCACTCCCCTGATGCAATTAGGCGGCACTGGCTAGGACAATACATCTATTGGCTAGTCTTTGGGCTCGTCATATTCCCTCTCCTCGGATTCGTAACTATTATTTGCTACGGACTAGTTTTCACAATCCCGATGGCCAAACTGAACGGTGCACTCTTGAGGAACATGTGGCGCCACCCTCTCAAGATACGGTTTTGCGCCGCCCCTCCTGGAGTTGTGGTCCCCACCCCACCAAACGCATCCGACTCGGAGCAAGATGAAGAAGCTAGCACACCCAATGCAAACGGTGGCCCTCCCATGTCCTATGTTATCAAGAAGACCCGCCTGCAACCCGGACAAGCAGTTCTCACGAGTGGTCGAGCAAGGCCATATGGCGGTCGATCTACTGTGCTCATGTGCACCTATCGAGCCTTGGGTCTCAAGTACTACAAGTACACTATTGGGGGCGTCAACATCTTATTCATCAACCTTATCCCCATTGTCTTCTTCGTCATTTTCGACGCGATGGTTCTTGAGCGCCTGGCCGATCACAAACGCGAGCGCGGCGAACCTGTCCACTGGATTCTGAACGCACTTACCCAGCGCGCCTTCATCTTTACAATGAGTTTGGCGAGCGTTATCCCACTTAGTTACTTTATTGGTATGGCAGTCGCCAGTATCTCCGCTCAGTCGAGTATCGGAATGGGTGCGGTGATCAATGCTACCTTCGGCTCTATCATCGAAATTATTCTATATGGAATTGCTCTGACCGACGGTAAAGGCCGCCTTGTCGAAGGATCTATTGTCGGCAGCTTGCTTGCGGGCGTATTGCTAATGCCCGGAGCTAGTATGTGCAGCGGTGCCATGCGACACAAGGAGCAGCGGTTCAACGCCAAGAGCGCTGGCGTTACAAGTACAATGTTGATCATGGCTATCATTGGAGTCGTGTGCCCGACACTTTTTTACCAAACTTACGGTAAC TTCCAGTTAGTGTGCGATGGATGCCCCACGACTCTTCCTGGAGAGACACTTCCGACTGATGCACCGTGGGCCTGTAACCATTGTCGCTACGAGCATCCCGACCCAACGTCGGATCCATTTTATCAGTCGACTGTCAAGAGCCTGATGTATTTCTGCGCTGCTGTCCTGCTCTTC TCCTATCTGATCGGCCTCTGGTTTTCTCTTCATACACACGCAACCTCGATCTGGCAAAATCCTCAACAACTTATGCAACCCTCCGAGATGCCGCTCTCTACAGGATCTCTGCGTAGCGGTACAACAGCTCGACCAGGGATACTTCCTACTCACCAACGTACACTCAACCGGAAGATTAGTGAAGCTACAATGACTGGTATTCTATTGGgaggagcctcagctcctgCTCAACCAGGAAATGCTGGCGGTCCGGATAGCAGCCCCAACCTATCTAAACGTGCTGCCTTGGCCCCCCCTCCAGGACAAGTAGCGCACTTGCCTCCAGGCGCAATGACACCCGTAATGGAATCTGTTCAACATACGATGAACAATAACCAGCAGTTACAACCCACTCAGTTTACGGCCGACGACTTTACTCGTGCCGTGGCTGTTGCCACAGTCTCCGCCCTTCGGCACCAGCAAGCTGGACATCGTCGTGTTGTGGAGTCAACTGTGCACGAACATGCAGAGGGAGGCCATGGCGGACATGACGCCCCTAGCTGGAGCCGTGGCGTCAGTGCCAGTGTTCTTTTAGCTTGCACCGCACTCTACGCTATCATCGCTG AAATCCTTGTGGACGAAGTCGATGTTATTCTCGAGGGCTCTGGGATTGATGAGAAGTTCTTGGGGATTACTCTTTTCGCACTAGTACCCAACACTACGGAGTTCATGAATGCCATGTCCTTCGCTCTTACTGGAAATATTGCACTCAG CATGGAAATTGGTTCCGCTTACGCTTTGCAAGTCTGTCTGCTTCAAATTCCAGCCATGGTTGCCTTTTCGGCTTGGTGGGATCCCCAGAAGATGGGTACTAGCGCTGATACTTTTAC GCTTATTTTCCCACGTTGGGATGTGATTGCTATCATCTTGTCGATATTCCTGCTCACATACACCTATATCGAGGCGAAGAGCAATTATCACAGAGGAAGTATCTTGATTCTTAG TTACTTGGTCTTGATCGCTGGCTTTTATTTTGCGCCGCCACCCAGTAATCCTGATGGTCGCGAAGAGCTCTCTATGCTCAGTCGATTCTCAGAAATATTTCCATCATCGGCATTAAGCTGGAAGATGTGGGCTCAGGTATGGTTCAAGAGTCTGTGGTCGCGGTGA
- a CDS encoding copper/zinc superoxide dismutase domain-containing protein: protein MFGKVKFVAALALLTFSSASAKLTCETKKEVYAKAVLKDANGTQIGVVNLYQASNLEPVKITADLKGLGAEGKKGFHVHEFGDLSGGCASAGGHFNPFSKQHGAPTDAERHAGDLGNIVTGPDGTSKVEMEDKQISLYSGHRNIVGRAIVLHAGEDDLGLGGQSDSKTTGHAGARLACGVIGYAPAPTPAA from the exons ATGTTCGGAAAAGTCAAGTTTGTTGCTGCTCTTGCCCTTCTTACATTCTCTTCTGCCTCAGCCAAGTTGACTTGCGAGACCAAGAAGGAGGTCTAC GCCAAAGCCGTCCTCAAGGACGCCAATGGCACCCAAATTGGTGTTGTTAACTTGTACCAAGCCTCTAACCTGGAACCTGTCAAGATCACTGCCGACCTAAAGGGTCTTGGTGCTGAAGGCAAGAAAGGCTTCCATGTCCA CGAATTCGGTGACTTGTCGGGCGGCTGTGCCTCTGCTGGAGGTCATTTCA ATCCGTTCAGTAAACAACATGGCGCCCCTACTGATGCCGAACGTCATGCCGGTGACCTTGGTAACATTGTGACCGGGCCCGACGGCACCTCGAAGGTTGAGATGGAGGACAAACAAATTTCTCTCTATTCAGGACACAGGAACATTGTCGGGCGTGCTATCGTTCTCCATGCTGGAGAAGATGACCTCGGACTCGGCGGACAGAGTGACTCGAAGACGACTGGCCACGCCGGCGCGCGTCTTGCTTGCGGTGTGATTG GATACGCTCCTGCTCCTACTCCTGCTGCATAA
- a CDS encoding HMG (high mobility group) box protein, with product MHHQLLEDNLVNDTGNLKRACNSFFAFRRARSVEILDHMWAKYGRTMNQADISAQLQREWNAFSRKRGILSKYMYTPIPNAFWNTLAEDGKKRFFFESIARIAKAMVDPEHKVSSYQNIREWARRPENRKYVKEETVETSETQATTTADYSSRCSFNQINIVPLDDPQDDSWLDRFKNTLTYIGPRMPGEPERMLEMVIPNPEGSTFPVYIEVDIPLGTPQNEINMIKAIDQIIPGDAIILRNYTKPEYPIGISDVLEFNALHSSDLPMHHDQLSAFSPLSYSSSSSHSNTTNNLSPITLPSPSCWLVTMSSMRLVGPRFRHSLEPMTNMLLSYSSPRPMLIKLGLDTSLPSIIPLASNFASVQATVDCEDNLGLIQADIECIAHHANTPATFQDHTGHEFSALEPQYSVLGGFGQNQLEGSFSLSEGPFYHDNFFDAELESMLPQFENEADLDSIHRLLGESARLLELEAQWWF from the exons ATGCATCATCAGCTTCTCGAAGACAATCTAGTCAACGATACCGGTAACCTCAAACGCGCCTGCAACTCTTTCTTTGCCTTTCGCAGAGCCCGCTCGGTCGAAATCCTCGACCATATGTGGGCTAAATACGGCCGAACCATGAATCAAGCGGATATCTCGGCCCAACTCCAGCGCGAGTGGAATGCGTTCTCCAGGAAGAGAGGGATTCTTTCAA AATACATGTATACCCCCATCCCCAATGCATTTTGGAACACACTCGCTGAGGATGGGAAGAAGCGTTTCTTTTTTGAATCTATCGCTCGCATAGCCAAAGCTATGGTCGATCCGGAACATAAAGTTAGTAGCTACCAGAATATTAGAGAATGGGCCCGGCGCCCAGAGAACAGGAAATATGTGAAAGAGGAAAC CGTTGAAACCTCCGAGACCCAAGCCACAACCACAGCCGACTATTCCTCCAGATGTTCATTCAACCAAATCAACATCGTTCCATTGGATGATCCCCAAGACGACTCTTGGCTCGACCGTTTCAAGAACACCTTGACATATATTGGCCCCAGGATGCCGGGTGAACCCGAGAGGAT GCTCGAAATGGTGATTCCCAATCCCGAGGGATCTACTTTTCCAGTATATATTGAAGTCGATATTCCTTTAGGAACACCACAGAATGAAATCAACATGATCAAGGCCAT TGACCAGATAATACCAGGCGATGCAATCATTCTCCGAAACTACACCAAACCTGAATATCCTATTGGCATATCTGATGTTTTAGAATTCAACGCGCTTCATTCGTCGGACCTTCCAATGCACCATGATCAGCTTTCTGCCTTTTCGCCGTTGTCATATAGTTCTAGTTCTTCGCACTCCAACACAACCAATAATCTCTCGCCAATCACTCTGCCAAGCCCCAGTTGTTGGCTGGTCACTATGAGTTCGATGCGACTGGTTGGCCCCAGGTTCCGACACTCCCTGGAGCCCATGACCAATATGCTTCTATCTTATTCATCACCCCGACCAATGCTGATC AAACTTGGCCTGGATACCTCTTTACCGTCCATTATCCCTCTGGCTTCGAATTTCGCGAGCGTTCAGGCTACGGTCGATTGTGAAGATAACTTGGGTCTCATTCAAGCCGACATAGAATGTATCGCGCATCATGCCAATACCCCTGCTACTTTTCAGGATCACACGGGACACGAATTCTCTGCTCTTGAGCCACAGTATTCTGTACTTGGTGGTTTTGGCCAGAACCAACTTGAAGGAAGCTTCAGCTTAAGCGAAGGCCCATTCTATCATGACAACTTCTTTGATGCAGAGCTTGAATCTATGCTTCCCCAATTCGAAAATGAGGCGGACCTCGACTCAATTCATAGGCTTCTTGGCGAGAGTGCCAGGCTTCTTGAGCTGGAAGCCCAATGGTGGTTTTAG
- a CDS encoding copper/zinc superoxide dismutase domain-containing protein, translating into MLRLLTVLAASTLLPLVACGPKARVIMLKDGNFNSGSPGWLEFEDIGNGEIHLYGKITGLTSGKHGIHVHEFGDLTSGCASVGAHFNPEKKNHGGPQAAERHVGDLGNIEANSNGESKVDIYDKVISFGGTNSIIGRGLVIHNGEDDLGLGGFNDSLTTGHAGTRFACGTISIANATIP; encoded by the exons ATGTTGAGATTACTTACAGTTCTCGCTGCATCGACCCTCCTCCCGCTCGTCGCCTGTGGTCCCAAAGCCCGAGTGATAATGCTCAAGGATGGCAATTTCAATTCGGGTTCGCCAGGTTGGCTCGAGTTCGAGGACATAGGCAATGGGGAGATCCACCTTTATGGCAAGATCACTGGCCTAACATCTGGAAAGCATGGTATCCACGTCCA CGAGTTTGGTGACCTTACCAGCGGATGCGCATCGGTCGGAGCCCACTTTA ACCCGGAAAAGAAAAACCATGGAGGGCCCCAAGCAGCCGAGCGCCATGTAGGCGATCTGGGCAACATTGAGGCGAACTCGAATGGCGAATCCAAAGTTGACATTTACGACAAAGTAATCTCCTTCGGTGGGACTAATAGCATAATTGG GCGCGGTTTGGTGATCCATAAT GGGGAGGACGATCTGGGCCTCGGGGGCTTCAATGACTCACTCACTACTGGCCATGCCGGAACTCGCTTCGCGTGTGGCACAATTT CTATTGCCAATGCTACAATCCCTTGA